The Simkania negevensis Z genome has a window encoding:
- a CDS encoding nucleotide pyrophosphohydrolase, with protein sequence MVETVASSLNIKKMQEYSKKFVEEREWDKYHTPKNIVMGLSIESTELMEIFQWLTESESFEIINDPKKRNQITDEIGDIIHYLIRLSTLLNIDLNAAFWDKIKKTEAKYPPTLVKGKSGKYTEYET encoded by the coding sequence AGATGCAGGAATACTCTAAAAAATTTGTAGAAGAACGAGAGTGGGACAAATACCACACCCCAAAAAATATCGTAATGGGGCTCTCAATCGAATCAACAGAATTAATGGAAATATTTCAGTGGCTTACTGAGTCCGAATCTTTTGAAATCATTAATGACCCAAAAAAGCGTAATCAAATTACCGACGAAATAGGAGACATTATCCACTATCTTATACGCTTATCGACCCTCTTAAATATAGATCTAAACGCAGCTTTTTGGGACAAAATTAAAAAAACCGAAGCTAAGTACCCACCAACGTTAGTAAAGGGTAAAAGTGGAAAATATACGGAGTATGAAACATGA